Proteins encoded together in one Cellulomonas gilvus ATCC 13127 window:
- a CDS encoding glycosyl hydrolase — translation MTARVRLVGLLVVLVAALGGVLAFAAQRGTDDPAPPAGEGPPPGPPDAAVPVVDTGALVAGVPARAVAKLPEARVAAGVLPESNRWYSGLVFGDQPAFATPLSFAVGDGGFTIGLPQPVASAATVAGPHVPALGIDVGASSYRVSAADPVAVSLELLDDAGDVLGTVALAAGSPVVTFVAEGDVTVRTTTTAGTLRATPDGPASATGDVAGTRWAVVAGDYRDGGSDLRAGDVIGWYALPADATGAAQDALALAAQHPVRGADVTYGVDDDVARTTVRYRTAGGPGAYVLSPHHRAGTQPEREGCGLGEYPSVGGTLELCAGSTLTAFAPTVRAAAVPDLDGVPEDRLATLRTTLVADVAATPAFPSDSYFGAKALFRAATLVVLGERLGAADEVADLRERTAAALREWAQPDGCERRDARCVVYDPEARSAIGLTPSFGSDELNDHHFHYGYLLSAAGLLGADDAALVTDLAPVMDLLAADIASATAGPELPQLRAFDPYAGHSWASGTSPFADGNNQESTSEAVTAWNGLGLWARASGQDALAQEASWLQSTESAAARAYWTAPDLSAFPAFEHQVVSLVWGGKRDYATWFSPEPNAILGIQLIPMGPAQAATATGVDPERIRAAVDEAAPDGYDVAFGGYLLAYRALAGPQDAAHAWDALVAVSDEAIDDGTSRTALLAFVADATG, via the coding sequence CCGCCCGGGCCGCCCGACGCGGCCGTGCCGGTCGTCGACACCGGCGCCCTCGTGGCGGGTGTGCCCGCGCGTGCGGTCGCGAAGCTCCCGGAGGCGAGGGTCGCAGCGGGCGTCCTACCGGAGTCGAACCGGTGGTACTCCGGTCTCGTCTTCGGCGACCAGCCGGCGTTCGCCACGCCGTTGTCCTTCGCGGTCGGCGACGGCGGCTTCACGATCGGGCTGCCACAGCCGGTCGCCTCGGCCGCGACGGTCGCGGGGCCGCACGTGCCCGCGCTCGGCATCGACGTGGGGGCGAGCTCGTACCGCGTCTCGGCCGCCGACCCCGTCGCGGTCTCGCTCGAGCTGCTCGACGACGCGGGTGACGTGCTCGGCACCGTCGCGCTCGCCGCGGGGTCGCCCGTCGTGACGTTCGTCGCAGAGGGGGACGTCACGGTCCGCACGACGACCACCGCGGGGACCCTGCGGGCGACGCCCGACGGACCCGCGAGCGCGACGGGCGACGTGGCGGGCACGCGGTGGGCCGTGGTGGCGGGGGACTACCGCGACGGCGGGAGCGACCTGCGGGCCGGGGACGTGATCGGCTGGTACGCGCTGCCCGCGGACGCGACCGGCGCGGCGCAGGACGCGCTCGCGCTGGCCGCGCAGCACCCCGTGCGGGGCGCCGACGTCACGTACGGCGTCGACGACGACGTGGCCCGCACCACCGTGCGCTACCGCACGGCCGGCGGCCCCGGCGCGTACGTGCTCAGCCCGCACCACCGCGCGGGCACGCAGCCCGAGCGCGAGGGCTGCGGGCTCGGGGAGTACCCGTCGGTCGGGGGCACGCTCGAGCTGTGCGCGGGCAGCACCCTCACGGCGTTCGCGCCCACCGTGCGCGCGGCGGCGGTGCCGGACCTCGACGGCGTGCCCGAGGACCGGCTCGCGACGCTGCGCACGACGCTCGTCGCCGACGTCGCCGCGACACCGGCGTTCCCCTCCGACTCGTACTTCGGGGCCAAGGCGCTGTTCCGGGCCGCGACGCTCGTCGTGCTGGGCGAGCGGCTGGGCGCCGCCGACGAGGTCGCGGACCTGCGCGAGCGCACGGCCGCCGCGCTGCGGGAGTGGGCCCAGCCCGACGGGTGCGAGCGACGCGACGCCCGCTGCGTCGTGTACGACCCCGAGGCCCGCTCGGCGATCGGGCTCACACCGTCGTTCGGCTCGGACGAGCTCAACGACCACCACTTCCACTACGGCTACCTGCTGTCGGCCGCGGGCCTGCTCGGAGCCGACGACGCGGCGCTCGTCACGGACCTCGCCCCGGTGATGGACCTGCTCGCCGCGGACATCGCGTCGGCCACGGCCGGCCCCGAGCTGCCGCAGCTGCGCGCGTTCGACCCGTACGCGGGCCACTCGTGGGCGTCGGGCACGTCCCCGTTCGCGGACGGGAACAACCAGGAGTCGACGTCCGAGGCGGTGACCGCGTGGAACGGGCTGGGGCTCTGGGCGCGGGCGAGCGGTCAGGACGCGCTCGCGCAGGAGGCGAGCTGGCTGCAGTCCACCGAGTCCGCCGCGGCGCGCGCGTACTGGACCGCGCCCGACCTGTCGGCCTTCCCCGCGTTCGAGCACCAGGTCGTCTCGTTGGTGTGGGGCGGCAAGCGGGACTACGCGACCTGGTTCAGCCCCGAGCCGAACGCGATCCTCGGCATCCAGCTCATCCCGATGGGGCCCGCGCAGGCCGCGACCGCCACCGGGGTGGATCCGGAGCGGATCCGCGCGGCGGTCGACGAGGCCGCGCCCGACGGGTACGACGTCGCGTTCGGGGGCTACCTGCTCGCGTACCGTGCGCTCGCGGGGCCGCAGGACGCGGCGCACGCGTGGGACGCGCTCGTGGCCGTGTCCGACGAGGCGATCGACGACGGGACCTCGCGCACGGCGCTGCTCGCGTTCGTGGCCGACGCGACGGGCTGA
- a CDS encoding LacI family DNA-binding transcriptional regulator — protein sequence MGRVTLQTVADKVGVSRMTVSNAFSRPDQLSAELRTTILAAADELGYVGPDPAARVLARGSAGSVGVLFTDSLGSAFRDPIAAEFFASLAEALAPTGLAISLLPSSGTGDRVAARDVPMDAALVYACAGDTVALDWLERRRLPLVFVDQAPTTPGASSILLDDQPGSRAAAQHLLALGHRRIAMLTIADGDRPGLVDDPTTTGRGYVSRERVTGWLSALTPAGADVVGINMRDNLEDDALQAARTLLDLPDRPTAVLCFSDLVAWAVVRTAHERGLQVPQDLSVVGYDDSALARTITPALTTVRQDLGAKGHAAALALRHALAATRPGAAPVEPEHVVMPTELVVRDSTGPVPSTD from the coding sequence GTGGGCCGGGTGACGTTGCAGACGGTCGCCGACAAGGTCGGCGTGAGCCGCATGACCGTCTCGAACGCGTTCTCGCGCCCCGACCAGCTGTCCGCCGAGCTGCGGACGACGATCCTGGCGGCGGCCGACGAGCTCGGCTACGTCGGGCCCGACCCAGCGGCGCGCGTGCTGGCCCGCGGATCGGCCGGCTCGGTCGGCGTCCTGTTCACCGACTCGCTCGGGTCCGCGTTCCGGGACCCGATCGCCGCGGAGTTCTTCGCGTCCCTCGCCGAGGCGCTCGCGCCCACCGGTCTGGCGATCTCGCTGCTGCCCAGCAGCGGCACCGGCGACCGGGTCGCGGCCCGCGACGTGCCCATGGACGCGGCCCTGGTCTACGCGTGCGCGGGCGACACCGTCGCGCTCGACTGGCTCGAGCGCCGCCGGCTGCCGCTCGTGTTCGTCGACCAGGCGCCCACCACGCCCGGCGCCTCCAGCATCCTGCTCGACGACCAGCCCGGGTCCCGTGCCGCCGCGCAGCACCTCCTGGCCCTGGGGCACCGCCGGATCGCGATGCTGACGATCGCCGACGGCGACCGGCCCGGCCTCGTCGACGACCCGACCACGACCGGCCGCGGGTACGTCTCACGCGAGCGCGTGACGGGGTGGCTCAGCGCGCTGACGCCCGCGGGTGCCGACGTCGTCGGCATCAACATGCGGGACAACCTCGAGGACGACGCGCTGCAGGCGGCGCGCACCCTCCTGGACCTCCCGGACCGCCCGACCGCGGTGCTGTGCTTCTCGGACCTCGTCGCGTGGGCCGTGGTCCGCACCGCGCACGAACGCGGTCTGCAAGTGCCGCAGGACCTGTCCGTGGTGGGCTACGACGACAGCGCGCTCGCGCGCACGATCACGCCGGCCCTCACGACCGTGCGGCAGGACCTGGGTGCCAAGGGCCACGCCGCGGCGCTCGCGCTCCGGCACGCGCTGGCCGCGACGCGCCCGGGCGCCGCGCCGGTCGAGCCCGAGCACGTGGTCATGCCGACCGAGCTCGTGGTGCGGGACTCGACCGGTCCGGTCCCGTCCACCGACTGA
- a CDS encoding prenyltransferase → MTAVEAPPAPRRGWRAGLRQVVGSSRPLSWIDTAYPFAVAYLLAGGSVDAALVIGTVWFLIPYNLLMYGLNDVWDHESDLANPRKGGIEGVVLDTRWHRTTIVAAVVSNVPFVVTLAVLAVALGQPLALVVLAVSVFAVVAYSAPRLRFKERPGVDSATSATHFVSPAVLGVVLAGGAWTWPVVATLVAFFAWACASHAFGAVQDVRADRSAGIGSVATVLGARRTVRLSMAGYALAAVLMATAGWPAALAAAVPAAYLLSVAPFRDVTDADCERANRGWRRFLWLNLVAGFAITQGLIITALN, encoded by the coding sequence ATGACCGCCGTCGAGGCACCGCCCGCGCCGCGCCGCGGGTGGCGCGCCGGGCTGCGGCAGGTCGTGGGCTCGTCGCGACCGTTGTCCTGGATCGACACCGCCTACCCGTTCGCGGTGGCCTACCTGCTCGCGGGCGGGTCCGTGGACGCCGCGCTCGTGATCGGGACGGTCTGGTTCCTGATCCCGTACAACCTGCTGATGTACGGGTTGAACGACGTCTGGGACCACGAGTCGGACCTGGCCAACCCCCGCAAGGGCGGGATCGAGGGCGTGGTGCTGGACACGCGCTGGCACCGCACGACGATCGTCGCCGCGGTGGTGAGCAACGTGCCGTTCGTCGTGACGCTCGCGGTGCTCGCGGTGGCACTGGGGCAGCCGCTCGCACTCGTGGTCCTCGCGGTGAGCGTGTTCGCGGTGGTCGCCTACTCGGCTCCGCGGCTGCGGTTCAAGGAGCGTCCCGGGGTGGACTCGGCGACGTCCGCGACGCACTTCGTCAGCCCCGCCGTGCTGGGTGTGGTGCTCGCCGGCGGCGCGTGGACGTGGCCCGTGGTCGCGACGCTCGTGGCGTTCTTCGCGTGGGCGTGCGCGTCGCACGCGTTCGGCGCGGTCCAGGACGTGCGGGCGGACCGCAGCGCGGGCATCGGCTCGGTCGCGACCGTCCTGGGCGCGCGCCGCACGGTGCGCCTCTCGATGGCGGGATACGCGCTCGCGGCCGTGCTCATGGCGACCGCAGGCTGGCCCGCCGCGCTCGCGGCGGCCGTGCCCGCCGCCTACCTGCTCTCGGTCGCGCCGTTCCGCGACGTCACGGACGCCGACTGCGAGCGCGCCAACCGGGGGTGGCGCCGGTTCCTGTGGCTCAACCTGGTGGCGGGGTTCGCGATCACGCAGGGCCTGATCATCACCGCCCTGAACTGA
- a CDS encoding lycopene cyclase, producing MNPLDSYAGLAAVVLALSAAVCTVAVLTEPRRGRGRTTLAAVVALTAVVLTVLTVVFDTAMVAADLFTYDESALAGPRVWLAPVEDLAWPLVAALLLPSLLALLTPRDREAA from the coding sequence ATGAACCCGCTGGACTCGTACGCGGGTCTCGCTGCCGTGGTGCTCGCCCTGAGCGCCGCGGTGTGCACGGTCGCGGTGCTCACCGAGCCCCGCCGCGGTCGTGGCAGGACGACGCTCGCTGCGGTCGTCGCGCTGACCGCCGTGGTGCTGACCGTCCTGACGGTCGTGTTCGACACGGCCATGGTCGCGGCGGACCTGTTCACGTACGACGAGTCCGCGCTGGCCGGCCCCCGCGTGTGGCTGGCCCCCGTCGAGGACCTCGCGTGGCCGCTGGTCGCCGCGCTCCTGCTGCCCTCGCTGCTCGCGCTGCTCACCCCACGGGACCGGGAGGCCGCATGA
- a CDS encoding lycopene cyclase domain-containing protein yields MRGLYLLCLLVSWAGVLTLDLRFGLALGRGPRVARVRVALVVLAGAVVLVVWDLVAIAQGFYGRGASDALLGVWLAPHLPVEEIVFVTFLSHLTLVTAGAARRVLARAARPAPAGARVPR; encoded by the coding sequence GTGAGGGGGCTGTACCTGCTGTGCCTCCTGGTCTCGTGGGCAGGCGTCCTCACGCTCGACCTGCGGTTCGGGCTGGCACTGGGGCGCGGCCCGCGCGTGGCGCGCGTACGGGTCGCGCTGGTCGTGCTCGCCGGCGCGGTCGTGCTCGTGGTGTGGGACCTGGTGGCGATCGCGCAGGGCTTCTACGGTCGTGGTGCGAGCGACGCGCTGCTCGGCGTGTGGCTCGCACCCCACCTCCCGGTCGAGGAGATCGTGTTCGTGACGTTCCTGTCCCACCTGACGCTCGTGACCGCGGGTGCGGCGCGGCGCGTGCTGGCCCGCGCCGCTCGGCCCGCACCCGCCGGCGCCCGGGTGCCGCGATGA
- the crtI gene encoding phytoene desaturase family protein — protein sequence MTARESTDHRRRAVVIGAGIAGLASAALLAREGYAVEVVEQQHHVGGRAATWQQDGFTFDLGPSWYLMPEVFDHFFRMCGTTAEAELDLERLDPAYRVLFEPAVAGPAPRVDVRTGAAHEAFEALEPGSSTRLDAHLTSAREAYDLAVRHFLYSTFERPTHLLDREVLRHVPRLAPLLGTSLERLVARRFTDPRIRQILGYPAVFLGTSPERAPSLYHLMSHADLEVGVLYPRGGFGSVIDAVLRCATRAGVQVRTGTRVTRVLTAPRTGGPRRGPAEQVVGVELDDGGRLSADVVVGAGDLHDLETRLLPERLATYPAPWWERRDPGPGAVLVHLGVRGRVPQLAHHTMLFTRDWRTNFDAIFGDDRHVPDPASMYVCTPSRTDPSVAPPEHETMFVLVPVPADPSIGAGGLAGSGDPAVERVADAAVATIAQWAGVPDLAERTVVRRTVGPADFARDLSAWRGGALGPAHTLRQSAFFRGRNTSRHVAGLVYAGGSTIPGIGLPMCLISAELVVKRLRGDTSAGALEEPADRPEPVAP from the coding sequence GTGACCGCGCGGGAGTCGACGGACCACCGGCGGCGCGCGGTCGTCATCGGCGCGGGCATCGCGGGGCTCGCGAGCGCCGCGCTCCTGGCACGTGAGGGGTACGCGGTCGAGGTCGTGGAGCAGCAGCACCACGTCGGCGGGCGGGCGGCGACGTGGCAGCAGGACGGCTTCACGTTCGACCTGGGCCCGTCCTGGTACCTGATGCCGGAGGTGTTCGACCACTTCTTCCGCATGTGCGGCACGACGGCGGAGGCCGAGCTCGACCTCGAACGGCTGGACCCGGCCTACCGCGTGCTGTTCGAGCCCGCGGTCGCGGGCCCGGCGCCGCGCGTGGACGTGCGCACCGGGGCCGCGCACGAGGCGTTCGAGGCGCTCGAGCCGGGATCGTCGACGCGGCTCGACGCGCACCTCACGTCCGCTCGCGAGGCGTACGACCTCGCGGTGCGGCACTTCCTGTACTCGACGTTCGAGCGCCCGACGCACCTGCTCGACCGTGAGGTCCTGCGGCACGTGCCCCGGCTCGCCCCGCTGCTCGGCACGTCGCTCGAGCGGCTCGTGGCGCGTCGGTTCACCGACCCCCGCATCCGCCAGATCCTCGGCTATCCCGCAGTCTTCCTGGGCACGTCGCCCGAACGCGCGCCCAGCCTCTACCACCTCATGAGCCACGCGGACCTCGAGGTCGGGGTGCTGTACCCGCGCGGCGGGTTCGGCTCCGTGATCGACGCGGTGCTGCGGTGCGCGACACGCGCGGGCGTCCAGGTGCGGACGGGCACCCGCGTGACCCGCGTCCTGACCGCGCCGCGCACGGGCGGGCCTCGCCGCGGACCGGCCGAGCAGGTCGTCGGGGTGGAGCTCGACGACGGCGGGCGGCTCTCGGCGGACGTCGTCGTGGGCGCGGGCGACCTGCACGACCTCGAGACCCGGCTGCTGCCCGAGCGCCTGGCCACCTACCCCGCGCCGTGGTGGGAGCGCCGGGACCCCGGCCCGGGCGCGGTGCTGGTGCACCTCGGCGTGCGGGGCCGCGTGCCCCAGCTCGCCCACCACACGATGCTGTTCACGCGGGACTGGCGGACCAACTTCGACGCGATCTTCGGCGACGACCGGCACGTGCCGGACCCCGCCTCCATGTACGTCTGCACGCCGTCCCGCACCGACCCGTCGGTCGCGCCGCCCGAGCACGAGACGATGTTCGTGCTGGTCCCGGTGCCGGCCGACCCGTCCATCGGGGCAGGTGGCCTGGCCGGCAGCGGCGACCCCGCCGTGGAGCGCGTGGCCGACGCGGCGGTCGCGACGATCGCGCAGTGGGCGGGTGTGCCGGACCTGGCCGAGCGGACCGTCGTGCGGCGCACGGTCGGGCCCGCGGACTTCGCGCGTGACCTGTCGGCGTGGCGCGGCGGCGCGCTCGGTCCCGCGCACACGCTGCGCCAGAGCGCGTTCTTCCGCGGGCGCAACACCTCCCGGCACGTCGCCGGGCTGGTGTACGCGGGCGGCTCGACCATCCCCGGGATCGGTCTGCCGATGTGCCTCATCAGCGCCGAGCTCGTCGTCAAGCGCCTGCGCGGCGACACGTCGGCCGGTGCGCTCGAGGAGCCCGCGGACCGCCCCGAGCCGGTGGCGCCGTGA
- a CDS encoding phytoene/squalene synthase family protein, producing the protein MSGRGRRVADGGAERYAHAAATATATIVDEYSTSFGRACRLLHEPVRGHVRTIYGLVRVADEVVDAPDLGLDTAQRAAFLDALEADTLQALESGFSTNLVVHAFARTAREHGIGPDLVVPFFASMRTDLSADRHDDASFETYVYGSAEVVGLMCLRVFVGAPDADTARRDDVYAELTPGARRLGAAFQKVNFLRDLAADRDDLGRQYFPGIDAGALTDAQRDLLLDDVDADLAAARAAIAALPASSRRAVRTAHDLFAALSARLRATPAAGIARERVRVPGTAKAGIVVRNLLPLVRT; encoded by the coding sequence ATGAGCGGCCGGGGACGCCGCGTCGCCGACGGCGGTGCCGAGCGGTACGCGCACGCGGCCGCCACGGCGACCGCGACGATCGTCGACGAGTACTCCACGTCGTTCGGCCGCGCGTGCCGCCTGCTGCACGAGCCCGTGCGCGGCCACGTCCGCACGATCTACGGCCTGGTCCGGGTCGCGGACGAGGTGGTGGACGCACCCGACCTCGGGCTCGACACGGCGCAGCGGGCCGCGTTCCTGGACGCGCTCGAGGCGGACACGCTGCAGGCGCTCGAGTCGGGCTTCTCGACCAACCTGGTGGTGCACGCGTTCGCCCGGACGGCGCGCGAGCACGGCATCGGGCCGGACCTCGTCGTCCCGTTCTTCGCCTCGATGCGCACGGACCTGTCCGCCGACCGGCACGACGACGCGTCGTTCGAGACCTACGTCTACGGGTCGGCCGAGGTGGTCGGGCTGATGTGCCTGCGCGTGTTCGTCGGCGCACCCGACGCCGACACCGCACGCCGTGACGACGTGTACGCCGAGCTCACGCCGGGCGCGCGGCGCCTCGGCGCGGCGTTCCAGAAGGTCAACTTCCTGCGCGACCTCGCGGCCGACCGCGACGACCTGGGCCGGCAGTACTTCCCCGGGATCGACGCGGGTGCGCTGACCGACGCGCAGCGCGACCTGCTCCTCGACGACGTGGACGCCGACCTCGCGGCCGCGCGTGCGGCGATCGCCGCGCTGCCGGCCTCGAGCCGGCGCGCGGTGCGCACCGCGCACGACCTGTTCGCGGCGCTCTCCGCGCGGCTGCGCGCCACACCCGCGGCCGGCATCGCGCGCGAGCGGGTCCGGGTGCCGGGCACCGCGAAGGCCGGGATCGTCGTGCGCAACCTGCTGCCGTTGGTGCGCACGTGA
- a CDS encoding polyprenyl synthetase family protein, which produces MTALASGAPPAEQTRTADPPGPLEAFLRDARLDDAETTALWAAMGDATRGGRRMRPALARAAYAAFGGTHTAAVEHVGDAIELLHAAFVMHDDVIDNDQVRRGRPNVAGTFTSRGLAAGAGASAAQGYGRAAGILAGDLALVAATRLVATTPAPPATVARLLTLLDDAVTESAAGELRDVRFALGVDDPSLADVLAVGELKTAAYSFCLPLCAGGILAGVDDATVASLDRLGRLLGIAFQLHDDLLGVFGDERATGKSTLSDLREGKLTVLVAHARTTAVWPRLARHVGDPDLTVAAARQARRLLESSGSRRFVEDLVHRHLDAAHAEAHRAGLPDDALAGVASLIDHRGWAA; this is translated from the coding sequence GTGACCGCGCTCGCGTCCGGCGCGCCGCCCGCCGAGCAGACCCGCACGGCCGACCCGCCAGGCCCCCTCGAGGCGTTCCTGCGGGACGCACGGCTGGACGACGCCGAGACCACCGCGCTGTGGGCGGCCATGGGCGACGCGACGCGCGGCGGACGCCGCATGCGACCCGCGCTCGCGCGCGCGGCCTACGCGGCGTTCGGAGGCACCCACACCGCGGCCGTCGAGCACGTGGGTGACGCCATCGAGCTGCTGCACGCCGCGTTCGTGATGCACGACGACGTGATCGACAACGACCAGGTGCGCCGCGGTCGCCCCAACGTCGCCGGGACGTTCACCAGCCGTGGGCTCGCGGCCGGCGCGGGCGCGAGCGCCGCACAGGGGTACGGGCGCGCCGCGGGCATCCTCGCGGGCGACCTGGCCCTGGTGGCGGCCACCCGTCTGGTCGCCACGACACCCGCTCCCCCGGCGACCGTGGCCCGCCTGCTCACGCTGCTGGACGACGCCGTGACGGAGTCGGCCGCGGGCGAGCTGCGTGACGTGCGGTTCGCGCTCGGCGTGGACGACCCCTCGCTGGCCGACGTGCTCGCCGTGGGCGAGCTCAAGACCGCGGCGTACTCGTTCTGCCTCCCGCTGTGCGCGGGCGGCATCCTGGCGGGCGTGGACGACGCGACCGTGGCCTCGCTCGACCGGCTCGGCCGTCTGCTGGGGATCGCGTTCCAGCTGCACGACGACCTGCTCGGGGTGTTCGGCGACGAGCGCGCGACGGGCAAGAGCACGCTGAGCGACCTGCGTGAGGGCAAGCTGACGGTCCTGGTAGCGCATGCGCGCACCACCGCCGTCTGGCCGCGCCTGGCCCGTCACGTGGGCGACCCCGACCTCACCGTCGCTGCCGCGCGCCAGGCGCGCCGGCTGCTCGAGAGCAGCGGCTCGCGCCGCTTCGTCGAGGACCTGGTCCACCGGCACCTGGACGCGGCGCACGCCGAGGCGCACCGTGCGGGCCTGCCCGACGACGCGCTCGCGGGCGTCGCCTCGCTCATCGACCACCGCGGGTGGGCGGCATGA
- the idi gene encoding isopentenyl-diphosphate Delta-isomerase: protein MTVTHIEDLVVLLDDDGTPRGHAPRTSVHGPDTPLHLAFSCYVLDDDGHVLMTRRALSKRTWPGVWTNSFCGHPRPREDAEEAVARRGREELGIEIEDLQLMLPRFRYRAVDASGVVENELCPVWFATTRSAPMPDPAEVMDRAWVDVTDLGRAVAATPWAFSPWMVLQVEELARLVGPGVAHDAPVLGQVM, encoded by the coding sequence GTGACGGTGACGCACATCGAGGACCTGGTGGTCCTTCTCGACGACGACGGCACCCCGCGCGGCCACGCACCCCGCACGTCGGTGCACGGCCCCGACACCCCCCTGCACCTCGCGTTCTCCTGCTACGTGCTGGACGACGACGGCCACGTGCTCATGACGCGACGCGCGCTGTCCAAGCGCACCTGGCCGGGTGTCTGGACCAACTCGTTCTGCGGCCACCCCCGGCCGCGCGAGGACGCCGAGGAGGCGGTGGCCCGCCGTGGGCGCGAGGAGCTCGGCATCGAGATCGAGGACCTGCAGCTCATGCTCCCCCGCTTCCGGTACCGCGCGGTCGACGCGTCGGGCGTCGTCGAGAACGAGCTGTGCCCGGTCTGGTTCGCCACGACGCGCTCGGCACCGATGCCGGACCCGGCGGAGGTGATGGACCGCGCATGGGTCGACGTCACCGACCTCGGGCGTGCCGTGGCCGCGACCCCCTGGGCCTTCAGCCCGTGGATGGTCCTGCAGGTCGAGGAGCTCGCGCGGCTCGTCGGTCCGGGCGTCGCGCACGACGCCCCCGTCCTCGGGCAGGTGATGTGA
- a CDS encoding MarR family winged helix-turn-helix transcriptional regulator yields MQVAAKPEHYWYDDARGVAEILEAVRAFRRADQGMRRRTAAGMAMNETDMRALQIVIGRELHGRPTSPHHLARELDITSAATTKLLDRLTASGHLEREAHPTDRRGVLLHSTDHAHDEVRERLERMHRRMAEVAAAVPVESQPHVAAFLRSLADVLDDEDATAPLTPAGGAPTA; encoded by the coding sequence ATGCAGGTAGCCGCCAAGCCGGAGCACTACTGGTACGACGACGCGCGCGGCGTCGCCGAGATCCTCGAGGCGGTGCGAGCGTTCCGCCGGGCCGACCAGGGGATGAGGCGCCGCACCGCGGCCGGGATGGCGATGAACGAGACGGACATGCGCGCGCTGCAGATCGTCATCGGACGCGAGCTGCACGGGCGGCCGACGAGCCCGCACCACCTCGCACGCGAGCTCGACATCACGAGCGCGGCGACCACGAAGCTGCTCGACCGGCTCACCGCGTCCGGGCACCTCGAGCGTGAGGCGCACCCCACGGACCGACGCGGCGTCCTGCTGCACTCGACCGACCACGCGCACGACGAGGTCCGCGAGCGGCTCGAGCGCATGCACCGCCGCATGGCGGAGGTCGCCGCCGCCGTCCCGGTCGAGTCCCAGCCTCACGTCGCCGCCTTCCTCCGGTCGCTCGCCGACGTGCTCGACGACGAGGACGCGACCGCCCCCCTCACGCCCGCCGGGGGTGCACCCACCGCGTGA
- a CDS encoding phosphatase PAP2 family protein, producing MSQDQARAGGRGAPSSSVDLAGDARRSRRRRVLREVLLVVALYAGYSATRLAATGAWEPAARHAAWIVDVERWMGLDVERSWNLWLAHHGWLEVAVSYWYQSMHYLVTPTVLVVLFIRRPLVYAPARTALMSATFLALFGYFFVPTAPPRLLPGYVDTVSEASVHGWWPSVAEQAANGASSVTNQVAAMPSMHVGWALWVSLVLATVARGRLLKVLSFGYVGLTTVVVVVTANHWVLDAVAGAALVLVTWFVSFRRYGWWASRKAERAELGALTPVPDVPVEAAPPVALTHAVDAAAVRRAGGDDTAPA from the coding sequence GTGAGCCAGGACCAGGCACGTGCCGGGGGGCGGGGCGCACCGTCGTCGTCCGTCGACCTCGCGGGTGACGCCCGACGCAGCCGCCGGCGCCGCGTCCTGCGCGAGGTGCTCCTCGTCGTCGCGCTGTACGCGGGCTACTCCGCGACGCGCCTGGCGGCGACCGGGGCGTGGGAGCCCGCCGCGCGGCACGCCGCGTGGATCGTCGACGTCGAGCGCTGGATGGGGCTCGACGTCGAACGCTCGTGGAACCTGTGGCTCGCGCACCACGGCTGGCTCGAGGTCGCGGTCTCCTACTGGTACCAGTCGATGCACTACCTCGTGACGCCGACGGTGCTGGTGGTGCTGTTCATCCGACGCCCGCTCGTGTACGCCCCGGCCCGCACCGCGCTGATGTCGGCGACATTCCTCGCGCTGTTCGGCTACTTCTTCGTGCCCACCGCACCGCCGCGCCTGCTGCCCGGCTACGTCGACACCGTCTCGGAGGCGTCCGTGCACGGCTGGTGGCCGTCGGTCGCCGAGCAGGCCGCGAACGGCGCGTCGTCCGTGACCAACCAGGTCGCCGCCATGCCGTCGATGCACGTCGGGTGGGCCCTGTGGGTGAGCCTCGTGCTCGCGACCGTGGCCCGCGGGCGGCTGCTCAAGGTCCTGTCGTTCGGGTACGTCGGGCTCACGACCGTCGTCGTCGTCGTCACGGCCAACCACTGGGTGCTCGACGCGGTCGCGGGCGCGGCCCTGGTGCTGGTCACCTGGTTCGTCTCGTTCCGTCGGTACGGCTGGTGGGCGAGCAGGAAGGCCGAGCGTGCCGAGCTGGGCGCGCTGACGCCCGTGCCGGACGTCCCGGTGGAGGCCGCGCCGCCGGTCGCACTGACGCATGCGGTCGACGCGGCCGCCGTGCGCCGCGCCGGTGGCGACGACACCGCACCTGCCTGA